The Longimicrobium sp. genome has a window encoding:
- the pyrF gene encoding orotidine-5'-phosphate decarboxylase has translation MKRPVPIVALDVPDASAALALVERLGPRADFVKVGLQLFTAEGPGVVRALRERGRRVFLDVKLHDIPNTVAHAVRSAAALGVELLTVHAAGGAAMLGAAREAAGPRGGPGPRLLGVTVLTSLTEAELAEAWGREAVVAADEVARLAGLAERCGMDGVVASVHEVPVVREAAGEGFVVLTPGIRLAGDAAGDQARVATPAEAARAGSDYVVLGRSVTAAADPAAALARALEELEAGG, from the coding sequence ATGAAGAGACCCGTGCCGATCGTCGCCCTGGACGTGCCCGACGCGTCCGCGGCGCTGGCGCTCGTGGAGCGGCTGGGGCCGCGCGCCGACTTCGTGAAGGTGGGGCTGCAGCTCTTCACGGCCGAGGGGCCGGGGGTGGTGCGCGCGCTGCGCGAGCGCGGCCGCCGCGTGTTCCTGGACGTCAAGCTGCACGACATCCCCAACACGGTCGCCCACGCGGTGCGCAGCGCGGCGGCGCTCGGCGTCGAGCTGCTGACCGTGCACGCCGCCGGCGGCGCCGCGATGCTGGGCGCGGCGCGCGAGGCGGCGGGCCCGCGCGGCGGCCCCGGCCCCCGGCTGCTGGGCGTGACGGTGCTCACCTCGCTCACCGAGGCGGAGCTGGCGGAGGCGTGGGGGCGCGAGGCGGTGGTCGCGGCCGACGAGGTGGCGCGGCTGGCGGGCCTTGCCGAGCGGTGCGGGATGGACGGCGTGGTGGCCTCGGTGCACGAGGTGCCGGTGGTGCGCGAGGCGGCGGGGGAGGGGTTCGTGGTGCTGACGCCCGGCATCCGCCTGGCCGGCGACGCCGCGGGCGACCAGGCACGCGTCGCCACGCCGGCCGAAGCGGCGCGGGCGGGGTCGGACTACGTCGTCCTCGGGCGCTCGGTGACCGCGGCGGCGGACCCGGCGGCGGCGCTCGCGCGGGCGCTGGAGGAGCTGGAAGCCGGGGGGTGA